Proteins encoded by one window of Rhodamnia argentea isolate NSW1041297 chromosome 6, ASM2092103v1, whole genome shotgun sequence:
- the LOC115732386 gene encoding uncharacterized protein LOC115732386 — MGCDFINNRASTALPKAKPQNRNRSTHQIHITQESSPRVKVPVCKRRCKIHVQLKARCMEGHEEKRNNGHSTRRAAFLVSSCKRGQTNSLSGFYICKSTIINMP; from the exons ATGGGCTGTGATTTCATCAACAACAGAGCGAGCACAGCGTTGCCAAAAGCCAAG CCTCAGAACAGAAATCGCTCGACACATCAAATTCACATAACTCAAGAGAGCTCACCTCGAGTTAAAGTCCCTGTATGCAAGCGGCGATGCAAGATCCATGTCCAGCTGAAAGCACGGTGCATGGAAGGACATGAAGAAAAGCGTAACAATGGGCATTCAACTAG AAGAGCAGCTTTTCTAGTCAGCAGCTGCAAACGAGGTCAGACAAATTCATTAAGTGGCTTCTACATCTGCAAATCAACAATCATTAACATGCCATGA
- the LOC125315362 gene encoding UPF0481 protein At3g47200-like: MSRESNSRSNHSAENGSSVHHVVHIDASFLSEVEGKMQELPRRLNRSAGRDSCCIFRVPQSLSKINEKAYQPHIVSIGPFHHGKPDFQMIQEHKWRFLSDLLLRAESKRVVLKDFFEAVAPMEEEIRKSYSETLEFDGRDLVRMMVLDGCFIIELFCKVGRIVSADLDDPLFTMAWVLPFLMRDLLRLENQIPYFVLRKLFDLSVESGDNGTSLAKLALGFFNYMVQRPMHVLEKYYHKEVMHLLDLFRMSYIPDCQEEVRRPSRFLHLIQCAKKLGQAGVKFSPRKTHSILDIKFRNGLLEIPILTIDDFWSSLFLNFVAYEQCYRHSTKHITTYATFMGCLINTPADAGLLGDRKIVENYFGTDEEVARFFNNVGKDVVFDIHRSYLSKVFEEVNEYYQNDWHVRWAGFRHTYFSTPWSFMSAAAATLLLLLTMIQSFYAAYQYYVPSKNK, translated from the coding sequence ATGTCCAGAGAATCGAACTCCCGCAGCAACCACAGCGCAGAGAACGGTAGCTCCGTCCACCATGTCGTCCACATCGACGCGAGTTTCTTATCAGAAGTGGAAGGGAAAATGCAGGAATTGCCGAGGCGCTTGAACAGGTCGGCAGGAAGAGACTCTTGTTGCATCTTCAGAGTCCCTCAGAGCCTATCGAAGATCAATGAAAAGGCCTACCAGCCCCATATAGTTTCCATCGGTCCCTTCCACCATGGGAAGCCGGACTTCCAGATGATCCAGGAGCACAAATGGCGGTTCCTAAGCGATCTCCTACTGCGGGCAGAGAGCAAGAGAGTTGTGCTCAAGGACTTCTTCGAGGCAGTAGCTCcgatggaggaggagatcaGGAAGAGCTACTCGGAGACCTTGGAATTCGATGGCCGGGACCTTGTTCGGATGATGGTGCTCGATGGTTGCTTCATCATCGAGCTGTTCTGCAAAGTCGGGCGGATCGTCTCGGCCGATCTCGACGACCCTTTGTTCACTATGGCTTGGGTTTTGCCTTTCTTGATGAGGGATCTCCTCCGGCTTGAGAACCAAATTCCTTACTTCGTTCTGCGGAAGTTATTTGATCTATCTGTTGAATCCGGAGATAATGGCACCTCCTTGGCCAAGCTTGCCTTGGGGTTCTTCAACTACATGGTGCAGAGACCAATGCATGTGCTGGAGAAGTACTATCATAAAGAAGTCATGCATTTGCTCGATTTGTTCCGCATGAGCTATATCCCCGATTGCCAGGAGGAAGTAAGAAGGCCAAGCAGATTCCTTCACCTGATTCAATGCGCGAAGAAGCTCGGTCAAGCCGGAGTCAAGTTCAGTCCGAGGAAGACTCACAGCATCTTGGACATAAAATTCAGAAATGGCCTCCTCGAGATTCCGATCTTGACTATCGACGACTTCTGGAGCTCTTTGTTCCTCAATTTTGTGGCTTATGAGCAGTGCTATCGCCATTCCACCAAGCACATCACAACCTATGCTACTTTTATGGGGTGTCTCATCAATACGCCTGCCGATGCTGGGTTGCTGGGCGACCGCAAGATCGTCGAGAATTATTTTGGTACAGACGAGGAAGTTGCCCGCTTCTTCAATAATGTCGGGAAAGATGTGGTGTTTGATATCCACAGGAGCTATTTGTCCAAGGTCTTTGAGGAAGTGAACGAGTATTATCAGAACGATTGGCATGTCCGATGGGCTGGGTTCAGGCACACATACTTCAGCACTCCGTGGTCCTTCATGTCGGCCGCGGCAGCTACATTGCTTCTGCTGCTTACCATGATTCAATCTTTCTATGCCGCTTATCAATACTATGTACCTTCCAAAAATAAGTAG
- the LOC125315363 gene encoding UPF0481 protein At3g47200-like, with amino-acid sequence MSSDSKPRVNQSWPHHAIDIGNLLSNLERKTQKMPKQLSRSAGRNSCCIFRVPRSLAEINEKAYQPHILSIGPYHHGKNEFIMIEEHKGQFLRDLLTRIKERGIGFEDLVRDIAPMEDKIRKSYSETLDIGSQDLIEMMILDGCFIIELFCKVGKLVSLQRDDPLLSIPWMLPFLTRDLLALENQIPFFILKSIFALAVGSSDNDNYSLAELALKFFNRMDNRPTDVLKKYYHVEGKHLLDLFRLSYIPEVRETSRKPSGYLRLVQPAKKLNVAGVKFKPRNSSSFLDIKFRNINGTLEIPVLKLDDFLSSLLLNFVAFEQCYHHCTKHITTYATFMGRLMNTPADAGFLGDRKIVENYLGGDEEVARFFSIIGKDVAFDIERSYMSKVFEDVNRYYQNGWHVRLAGFKHTYFNTPWSFMSALAALVLLILTMVQSFFAVYAYFYPRGNHN; translated from the coding sequence ATGTCGAGCGACTCGAAACCCCGCGTTAACCAGAGTTGGCCGCACCATGCCATTGACATCGGCAATCTGCTATCGAATTTGGAGAGGAAGACCCAAAAGATGCCGAAACAGTTGAGCCGATCCGCGGGCAGGAACTCTTGCTGCATCTTCAGGGTCCCTCGGAGTCTGGCCGAGATCAATGAGAAAGCCTATCAGCCCCACATACTCTCCATTGGCCCGTACCACCACGGCAAAAACGAGTTCATCATGATCGAGGAGCACAAGGGTCAATTCCTCCGCGACCTCCTCACCCGGATAAAGGAAAGAGGCATCGGGTTCGAGGACTTGGTCAGGGACATTGCACCGATGGAGGATAAGATCCGGAAGAGCTACTCGGAAACCTTGGACATTGGTAGCCAAGACCTCATTGAAATGATGATACTCGATGGTTGCTTCATCATCGAGCTCTTCTGCAAAGTCGGGAAGTTGGTTTCCCTCCAGCGTGATGACCCGCTATTGAGCATACCTTGGATGCTGCCTTTCCTGACGCGCGACCTCCTCGCGCTCGAGAACCAAATCCCCTTTTTCATCCTCAAGAGCATATTCGCATTGGCTGTGGGATCGAGCGACAACGACAATTACTCTTTGGCCGAGCTCGCGCTGAAATTCTTCAACCGCATGGACAACAGGCCAACAGATGTCCTGAAGAAGTACTATCACGTGGAAGGGAAACATTTGCTCGACCTGTTCCGATTGAGCTATATCCCGGAGGTTAGAGAAACATCCAGGAAGCCGAGCGGGTACCTCCGCCTGGTACAGCCGGCGAAGAAGCTGAACGTGGCCGGAGTCAAGTTCAAGCCGAGGAATTCTTCAAGCTTCTTGGACATCAAATTCCGGAACATCAACGGCACCCTAGAAATCCCGGTCCTGAAACTCGACGACTTCCTGAGTTCTCTCTTGCTCAACTTCGTTGCTTTCGAGCAGTGTTACCACCACTGCACGAAGCACATCACGACCTACGCCACTTTCATGGGACGGCTCATGAACACGCCGGCGGATGCCGGGTTTCTCGGCGACCGAAAGATCGTGGAGAACTACTTAGGGGGGGACGAGGAGGTGGCTCGCTTCTTCAGCATCATCGGGAAAGACGTGGCATTCGACATCGAAAGGAGCTATATGTCCAAGGTTTTCGAGGACGTGAACCGGTACTACCAGAACGGTTGGCACGTCCGATTGGCCGGCTTCAAGCACACCTACTTCAACACCCCATGGTCCTTCATGTCGGCCTTGGCGGCACTCGTGCTTCTTATACTCACCATGGTTCAGTCCTTCTTTGCTGTCTATGCATATTTCTATCCTCGTGGCAACCATAATTAG
- the LOC115733710 gene encoding UPF0481 protein At3g47200-like: protein MSRESNSRSNHSAENGSSVHHVVHIDASFLSEVEGKMQELPRRLNRSAGRDSCCIFRVPQSLSKINEKAYQPHIVSIGPFHHGKPDFQMIQEHKWRFLSDLLLRAESKRVVLKDFFEAVAPMEEEIRKSYSETLEFDGRDLVRMMVLDGCFIIELFCKVGRIVSADLDDPLFTMAWVLPFLMRDLLRLENQIPYFVLRKLFDLSVESGDNGTSLAKLALGFFNYMVQRPMHVLEKYYHKEVMHLLDLFRMSYIPDCQEEVRRPSRFLHLIQCAKKLGQAGVKFSPRKTHSILDIKFRNGLLEIPILTIDDFWSSLFLNFVAYEQCYRHSTKHITTYATFMGCLINTPADAGLLGDRKIVENYFGTDEEVARFFNNVGKDVVFDIHRSYLSKVFEEVNEYYQNDWHVRWAGFRHTYFSTPWSFMSAAAAILLLLLTTIQSFYAVCQYYVPSKNK from the coding sequence ATGTCCAGAGAATCGAACTCCCGCAGCAACCACAGCGCAGAGAACGGTAGCTCCGTCCACCATGTCGTCCACATCGACGCGAGTTTCTTATCAGAAGTGGAAGGGAAAATGCAGGAATTGCCGAGGCGCTTGAACAGGTCGGCAGGAAGAGACTCTTGTTGCATCTTCAGAGTCCCTCAGAGCCTATCGAAGATCAATGAAAAGGCCTACCAGCCCCATATAGTTTCCATCGGTCCCTTCCACCATGGGAAGCCGGACTTCCAGATGATCCAGGAGCACAAATGGCGGTTCCTAAGCGATCTCCTACTGCGGGCAGAGAGCAAGAGAGTTGTGCTCAAGGACTTCTTCGAGGCAGTAGCTCcgatggaggaggagatcaGGAAGAGCTACTCGGAGACCTTGGAATTCGATGGCCGGGACCTTGTTCGGATGATGGTGCTCGATGGTTGCTTCATCATCGAGCTGTTCTGCAAAGTCGGGCGGATCGTCTCGGCCGATCTCGACGACCCTTTGTTCACTATGGCTTGGGTTTTGCCTTTCTTGATGAGGGATCTCCTCCGGCTTGAGAACCAAATTCCTTACTTCGTTCTGCGGAAGTTATTTGATCTATCTGTTGAATCCGGAGATAATGGCACCTCCTTGGCCAAGCTTGCCTTGGGGTTCTTCAACTACATGGTGCAGAGACCAATGCATGTGCTGGAGAAGTACTATCATAAAGAAGTCATGCATTTGCTCGATTTGTTCCGCATGAGCTATATCCCCGATTGCCAGGAGGAAGTAAGAAGGCCAAGCAGATTCCTTCACCTGATTCAATGCGCGAAGAAGCTCGGTCAAGCCGGAGTCAAGTTCAGTCCGAGGAAGACTCACAGCATCTTGGACATAAAATTCAGAAATGGCCTCCTCGAGATTCCGATCTTGACTATCGACGACTTCTGGAGCTCTTTGTTCCTCAATTTTGTGGCTTATGAGCAGTGCTATCGCCATTCCACCAAGCACATCACAACCTATGCTACTTTTATGGGGTGTCTCATCAATACGCCTGCCGATGCTGGGTTGCTGGGCGACCGCAAGATCGTCGAGAATTATTTTGGTACAGACGAGGAAGTTGCCCGCTTCTTCAATAATGTCGGGAAAGATGTGGTGTTTGATATCCACAGGAGCTATTTGTCCAAGGTCTTTGAGGAAGTGAACGAGTATTATCAGAACGATTGGCATGTTCGATGGGCTGGGTTCAGGCACACATACTTCAGCACTCCGTGGTCCTTCATGTCGGCCGCAGCAGCTATATTGCTTCTGCTGCTTACCACGATTCAATCTTTCTATGCCGTTTGTCAATACTATGTACCTTCCAAAAATAAGTAG